The following proteins are co-located in the Polymorphospora rubra genome:
- a CDS encoding ETX/MTX2 family pore-forming toxin, with the protein MAALGALLTGSSLALAVAQPATAGPNCNVPVPPPRCGGPVEPEPTPPGQVPVLAFDGARQVVYPHNGIHIWGWTADDDAPTTPLTVSISIDGKPAHTMTANQVRTDVAAAYPKYGAAHGFEVVLPASAAGHNVCVTAVSVGGGANKGVCRQMDQIDRFVAERIDYDLSARGWNLALDNYEHVRESNASAVDQSFAISGSTQVNESASWTDSHGFAVSASTTFETGIPVLLNGQIAVTVSATSTFTRNGSTSNTKTLAWSKNINMPPWSRMEADVLIASGSVSVPYWMTGEFTYKSGAKAPGAVGGWFTGVTSRNIQIETRQYYLDGTPVPPPANPAPTIVKVTPTR; encoded by the coding sequence GTGGCTGCCTTGGGGGCTCTGCTGACCGGGTCCAGCCTGGCGCTGGCGGTGGCGCAGCCCGCGACCGCCGGCCCCAACTGCAACGTGCCGGTTCCGCCGCCCCGGTGCGGTGGACCTGTGGAGCCGGAGCCGACGCCGCCGGGGCAGGTGCCGGTGCTCGCCTTCGACGGTGCGCGGCAGGTCGTGTACCCGCACAACGGCATCCACATCTGGGGCTGGACGGCGGACGACGACGCGCCGACCACGCCACTGACCGTCAGCATCAGCATCGACGGCAAGCCGGCCCACACCATGACCGCCAACCAGGTCCGGACCGATGTCGCCGCCGCCTACCCGAAGTACGGCGCGGCACACGGCTTCGAGGTGGTGCTGCCCGCGTCGGCCGCAGGGCACAACGTCTGTGTGACGGCGGTCAGCGTCGGCGGCGGCGCGAACAAGGGCGTCTGCCGCCAGATGGACCAGATCGACAGGTTCGTCGCCGAGCGGATCGACTACGACCTCTCGGCCCGCGGTTGGAACTTGGCGCTGGACAACTACGAGCACGTGCGCGAGAGCAACGCCAGTGCCGTGGATCAGTCCTTCGCTATCAGCGGTTCCACGCAGGTGAACGAGAGTGCGTCCTGGACGGACTCCCACGGCTTCGCGGTCTCGGCATCGACCACTTTCGAAACCGGGATTCCGGTCCTCCTCAATGGCCAGATAGCGGTCACTGTCTCGGCGACGAGCACCTTCACGCGGAACGGCTCGACGTCCAACACCAAGACGTTGGCCTGGTCGAAGAACATCAACATGCCCCCGTGGTCGAGGATGGAGGCGGATGTCCTGATCGCCAGCGGGTCCGTCTCGGTGCCGTACTGGATGACCGGGGAGTTCACCTACAAGAGCGGCGCGAAGGCGCCCGGAGCGGTCGGGGGATGGTTCACCGGCGTCACCAGCCGGAACATCCAGATCGAGACGCGGCAGTACTACCTGGACGGGACGCCGGTCCCGCCGCCGGCCAACCCGGCGCCGACGATCGTCAAGGTCACGCCGACCCGGTAG
- a CDS encoding NAD(P)/FAD-dependent oxidoreductase, giving the protein MIAEHWDVVVVGGRIAGASTAWALAPYAGKILVVDASRPTTFWPQQSTWDRTGNLAWAELGLLDTVLACGAPRTYGDTYRVGDEVVERVYPLEDEYSYRMSVSREVLDPALLAAARGRGNVTVLRPAQVRDIVVDADGVRGVRLRHERVDRTVSCDLLVLADGRLSRNAVRVGAPAYRVVESPWFALLAYYENLPLATDRSYFSLQDRSVLICTPCGDKQWCVALDLHQSLIDEAGEHPARLFDRMVGDDPHVGPAVAAGRRTTSVGGAGRMRMLRRPMSGPGWCLVGDSGYHLDPVTAQGTRAALVTARILRDRIAAAGSVGDADLSGLTGERDAALEEDWAYTEQIVAPGPG; this is encoded by the coding sequence GTGATCGCCGAGCACTGGGACGTCGTCGTGGTGGGCGGCCGGATAGCGGGCGCGTCGACCGCCTGGGCCCTCGCGCCGTACGCCGGGAAGATCCTCGTCGTGGACGCCTCCCGCCCCACCACGTTCTGGCCGCAACAGTCCACGTGGGACCGGACCGGCAACCTCGCCTGGGCCGAACTCGGACTCCTCGACACCGTCCTGGCCTGCGGCGCCCCGCGTACGTACGGCGACACCTACCGGGTCGGCGACGAGGTCGTCGAGCGGGTGTATCCGCTGGAGGACGAGTACTCGTACCGGATGAGCGTGTCCCGCGAGGTGCTGGATCCGGCGCTGCTCGCCGCGGCGCGGGGCCGGGGAAACGTCACCGTGCTGCGCCCGGCCCAGGTACGCGACATCGTGGTCGACGCCGACGGCGTGCGCGGGGTCCGCCTCCGGCACGAGCGGGTCGACCGTACGGTCAGCTGTGACCTGCTGGTGCTCGCCGACGGCCGGCTGTCGCGTAACGCGGTGCGGGTCGGCGCGCCGGCGTACCGGGTCGTCGAGTCGCCGTGGTTCGCCCTGCTCGCCTACTACGAGAACCTGCCGCTGGCGACCGACCGCTCGTACTTCTCGTTGCAGGACCGCAGCGTCCTCATCTGCACACCCTGCGGCGACAAGCAGTGGTGCGTCGCCCTGGACCTGCACCAGAGCCTGATCGACGAGGCCGGTGAGCACCCGGCGCGGTTGTTCGACCGGATGGTGGGCGACGACCCGCACGTCGGCCCGGCCGTCGCGGCCGGCCGGCGGACGACCTCGGTCGGCGGTGCCGGCCGGATGCGGATGCTGCGCCGGCCGATGAGCGGGCCGGGTTGGTGCCTGGTCGGTGACTCCGGCTACCACCTGGATCCGGTGACCGCGCAGGGCACCCGGGCCGCCCTGGTCACCGCCCGGATCCTGCGCGACCGGATTGCCGCCGCCGGCAGCGTCGGTGACGCCGACCTGAGCGGCCTCACCGGCGAGCGGGACGCCGCCCTCGAAGAGGACTGGGCCTACACCGAGCAGATCGTCGCCCCCGGCCCCGGTTGA
- a CDS encoding TauD/TfdA dioxygenase family protein, producing the protein MENHVLAAVERLTTRPQEHYDTFTAHPLSPVIGAEISGLDLSAELSDKQLAEIRQAFLTHHVLVFRDQVLSAEDHKRFAGYFGELRLQPLADVDGGDPAILEISADQNSQFVAGEDWHTDGTADAEPSLGSMLYITRTPEIGSGGDTLWANMHLAYEMLSPSMQAFLDGLTAIHDGLIPWQGYTPPPEYVVPKSEHPVVVRHPETGRKLLFVNAGFTSHIVQLSRHESRALLDMLFNHVAGQPVLSCRVRWTPNTLVFWDNRCTQHHAVWDYYPHSRYGQRVTVNGTRPTA; encoded by the coding sequence ATGGAGAACCACGTACTGGCCGCTGTCGAGCGGCTGACGACCCGGCCGCAGGAGCACTACGACACGTTCACCGCCCACCCGCTGTCCCCGGTCATCGGCGCGGAGATCTCCGGCCTCGACCTGTCCGCCGAGTTGTCCGACAAGCAGCTCGCCGAGATCAGGCAGGCGTTCCTCACCCACCACGTGCTGGTCTTCCGTGACCAGGTGCTGTCGGCCGAGGATCACAAGCGGTTCGCCGGCTACTTCGGCGAGCTGCGCCTCCAGCCGCTCGCCGACGTCGACGGCGGCGACCCGGCGATCCTCGAGATCAGCGCCGACCAGAACTCGCAGTTCGTGGCGGGCGAGGACTGGCACACCGACGGCACCGCCGACGCCGAGCCCTCGCTGGGCTCGATGCTCTACATCACCAGGACGCCGGAGATCGGCAGCGGTGGCGACACCCTGTGGGCCAACATGCACCTGGCGTACGAGATGTTGTCGCCGTCGATGCAAGCGTTCCTCGACGGGCTGACCGCGATCCACGACGGCCTGATCCCGTGGCAGGGCTACACCCCGCCGCCGGAGTACGTCGTGCCCAAGAGCGAGCACCCGGTCGTCGTACGGCACCCGGAAACCGGCCGCAAGCTGCTCTTCGTCAACGCCGGGTTCACCTCGCACATCGTGCAGTTGTCGCGGCACGAGAGCCGGGCACTGCTCGACATGCTCTTCAACCACGTCGCCGGGCAGCCGGTCCTGAGCTGCCGGGTCCGCTGGACGCCGAACACGCTCGTGTTCTGGGACAACCGCTGTACGCAGCACCACGCGGTGTGGGACTACTACCCGCACTCGCGCTACGGCCAGCGGGTCACCGTCAACGGCACCCGTCCCACGGCGTAG
- a CDS encoding GSCFA domain-containing protein translates to MNPYQSLPPRSFWRTAVAEPDMLDIGDLWTPKFAVDPDDPVLTAGSCFARHIGPALLEYGMNWREVELPPPGLTAAERLARHYGQFSFRTGNIYTAATLRQWLAWALGDETAPEEFWCENGRFFDPYRPAVEPDGYPSAEEASAARRVTLAAIRTAIGEAGCLVFTLGLTEAWRDRRTGTVYPVCPGTVRGTFDADRHAFGNFTFPEVYADLSAAVALARAANPRLNVLLTVSPVPLTATATGEHALTATTYSKSVLRAVAGQLAREHDHVDYFPSYEIVTGFPYRAVFFEPNLRTVTPAGVDFVMRHFFAGLERRPAGLEGRPAGPGAARPTGTSDGGDQLCDDAVLDYYNAG, encoded by the coding sequence ATGAACCCGTACCAGTCGTTGCCGCCACGGTCGTTCTGGCGCACCGCGGTCGCCGAGCCGGACATGCTGGACATCGGCGACCTGTGGACGCCGAAGTTCGCCGTCGACCCGGACGATCCGGTGCTGACCGCCGGCTCCTGCTTCGCCCGCCACATCGGTCCCGCCCTGCTGGAGTACGGGATGAACTGGCGCGAGGTCGAACTGCCGCCGCCCGGCCTGACCGCGGCCGAACGGCTGGCCCGCCACTACGGCCAGTTCTCGTTCCGGACCGGCAACATCTACACCGCCGCCACGCTGCGCCAGTGGCTGGCCTGGGCGCTGGGCGACGAAACGGCACCCGAGGAGTTCTGGTGTGAGAACGGGCGGTTCTTCGACCCGTACCGGCCGGCGGTCGAACCGGACGGCTACCCGTCGGCCGAGGAGGCGTCCGCCGCCCGCCGGGTCACCCTGGCCGCGATCCGTACGGCGATCGGCGAGGCGGGCTGCCTCGTCTTCACCCTCGGGCTGACCGAGGCGTGGCGGGACCGACGCACCGGCACCGTCTACCCGGTCTGCCCCGGCACGGTCCGCGGCACCTTCGACGCCGACCGGCACGCGTTCGGCAACTTCACGTTCCCCGAGGTGTACGCCGACCTGTCCGCCGCCGTGGCGCTGGCCCGGGCCGCCAACCCGCGGTTGAACGTGCTGCTGACGGTGTCACCGGTGCCGCTGACGGCGACCGCGACCGGGGAGCACGCGCTGACCGCCACGACGTACTCCAAGTCGGTGCTGCGGGCGGTGGCGGGACAGCTGGCCCGGGAACACGACCACGTCGACTACTTCCCCTCGTACGAGATCGTCACCGGCTTCCCCTATCGGGCGGTGTTCTTCGAGCCGAACCTGCGTACGGTGACGCCGGCCGGGGTCGACTTCGTCATGCGCCACTTCTTCGCCGGGCTCGAGAGACGACCCGCCGGACTCGAGGGACGACCCGCCGGGCCAGGAGCGGCCCGTCCGACCGGCACCAGCGACGGGGGTGACCAGCTCTGTGACGACGCCGTCCTCGACTACTACAACGCCGGCTAG
- a CDS encoding thioesterase II family protein, with protein sequence MTVNDWFCRASDVEAPVRLFCFPFAGGNAAAFLPWQRMLGPDVELWVAQLPGRGARLLEPPLDDLDELVARLAAAVAARGDRPFALFGHSLGALVAFEVARTLRRDGLPGPHSLWVAGAEGPGTRSVEDRLHDLPDPELIEALRDYGGTPAELLDDPEMMELLLPGLRADFALDECYTYRAGAPLDLPVHVLLADRDPHVDPARAAGWSQETSRPVHRHVFPGGHFFLFPHQATITALLATVLAADHTPTR encoded by the coding sequence ATGACAGTCAATGATTGGTTCTGCCGGGCATCCGATGTGGAAGCTCCGGTGCGGTTGTTCTGCTTCCCGTTCGCGGGTGGCAACGCCGCCGCCTTCCTGCCCTGGCAGCGGATGCTCGGCCCGGACGTCGAGTTGTGGGTGGCCCAGTTGCCCGGCCGAGGTGCCCGGCTGCTGGAGCCGCCGCTCGACGACCTGGACGAACTGGTCGCCCGGTTGGCCGCCGCGGTCGCCGCGCGGGGCGACCGCCCCTTCGCCCTCTTCGGGCACAGTCTCGGCGCGCTGGTGGCGTTCGAGGTGGCCCGTACCCTGCGCCGCGACGGGCTGCCCGGCCCGCACAGCCTGTGGGTCGCCGGCGCCGAGGGCCCCGGGACCCGGTCGGTCGAGGACCGGTTGCACGACCTGCCCGACCCGGAGCTGATCGAGGCGCTGCGCGACTACGGCGGCACCCCGGCCGAGTTGCTGGACGACCCGGAGATGATGGAGCTGCTGCTGCCCGGCCTGCGGGCCGACTTCGCGCTCGACGAGTGCTACACCTACCGGGCCGGGGCACCGCTCGATCTGCCCGTCCACGTGCTGCTCGCCGACCGGGACCCGCACGTGGATCCGGCCCGGGCGGCGGGTTGGTCGCAGGAGACCAGCCGGCCGGTCCACCGGCACGTCTTCCCCGGTGGGCACTTCTTCCTCTTCCCGCACCAGGCCACCATCACCGCGTTGTTGGCGACGGTGCTGGCCGCCGATCACACACCGACGCGATGA